One Lampris incognitus isolate fLamInc1 chromosome 18, fLamInc1.hap2, whole genome shotgun sequence genomic region harbors:
- the polr2k gene encoding DNA-directed RNA polymerases I, II, and III subunit RPABC4 — MDTQKDLQPPKQQPMIYICGECHTENEIKARDPIRCRECGYRIMYKKRTKRLVVFDAR, encoded by the exons ATGGATACGCAGAAAGATCTGCAACCGCCCAAGCAGCAGCCTATGATCTACATATGCGGAG AATGCCACACTGAAAATGAAATTAAGGCCCGTGATCCCATCCGATGCAGGGAGTGTGGCTACAGAATCATGTACAAGAAGAGAACAAAAAGAT TGGTGGTTTTCGATGCCCGGTGA
- the stk3 gene encoding serine/threonine-protein kinase 3 produces MEPSAPKSKLKKLSEDSLTKQPEEVFDVLEKLGEGSYGSVFKAIHKESGQVVAIKQVPVESDLQEIIKEISIMQQCDSPYVVKYYGSYFKNTDLWIVMEYCGAGSVSDIIRLRNKTLTEDEIATILKSTLKGLEYLHFMRKIHRDIKAGNILLNTEGHAKLADFGVAGQLTDTMAKRNTVIGTPFWMAPEVIQEIGYNCVADIWSLGITSIEMAEGKPPYADIHPMRAIFMIPTNPPPTFRKPELWTDDFTDFVKKCLVKNPEQRATATQLLQHPFISQAKPVTILRDLITEAMEMKAKRQQEQQRELEEEDDNSEEETEVDSHTMVKSGSEGAGTMRATSTMSDGAQTMIEHGSTMLESDLGTMVINSDDEEEEEDQGSMRRHATPQQPIRPSFMDYFDKQDSNKAAQQQENYNHNQPQEQPGYHIQAKNVFPDNWKVPQDGDFEFLKSLDFEELQMRLSALDPMMEREIEELRQRYTAKRQPILDAMDAKKRRQQNF; encoded by the exons ATGGAACCCTCCGCGCCGAAAAG CAAACTTAAAAAGCTGAGTGAAGACAGTCTGACAAAACAACCGGAAGAAGTGTTTGATGTCCTGGAGAAATTGGGTGAAGG ttCCTATGGAAGCGTGTTCAAGGCCATCCACAAGGAGTCAGGTCAGGTGGTGGCCATCAAGCAGGTTCCTGTTGAGTCGGACCTGCAGGAGATTATCAAGGAGATCTCCATCATGCAACAGTGTGACAG TCCTTATGTGGTGAAGTACTATGGCAGTTACTTCAAAAACACAGACCTTTGGATTGTCATGGAATACTGTGGAGCTGGCTCTGTCTCTGACATCATCAGACTGCGCAACAAAACA CTTACAGAGGATGAGATCGCCACTATCCTGAAATCTACGCTGAAGGGTTTGGAGTACCTCCACTTCATGAGAAAGATCCACAGGGACATCAAGGCAGGAAACATCCTGCTCAATACAGAGGGACACGCCAAACTGGCTGACTTTGGAGTGGCCGGACAACTGACT GACACCATGGCAAAACGAAACACTGTGATCGGTACTCCTTTCTGGATGGCGCCTGAGGTGATTCAGGAGATTGGCTACAACTGTGTGGCTGACATCTGGTCCCTGGGCATCACATCTATAGAAATGGCAGAGGGGAAGCCCCCTTACGCTGACATCCACCCCATGAGA GCCATCTTCATGATCCCCACTAACCCTCCTCCGACATTCAGAAAGCCAGAGCTTTGGACAGACGATTTCACAGACTTTGTTAAAAAGTGTCTGGTGAAGAACCCAGAGCAGAGAGCAACCGCCACACAACTCTTACAG CACCCATTCATCAGCCAGGCCAAGCCTGTGACCATCCTGAGGGACCTGATCACTGAAGCCATGGAAATGAAagccaagagacaacaggaaCAGCAGAGAGagctggaggaagaggatgataACTCT GAGGAGGAGACTGAGGTAGATTCTCACACCATGGTGAAGTCGGGCTCTGAGGGAGCAGGTACCATGCGGGCCACCAGCACCATGAGTGACGGGGCCCAGACCATGATTGAACACGGCAGCACCATGCTGGAGTCGGACCTAGGCACCATGGTCATCAATagtgatgatgaagaggaggaggaagaccagGGATCTATGAGGA GGCATGCCACGCCCCAGCAGCCTATACGCCCATCCTTCATGGACTATTTTGACAAGCAGGACTCTAACAAGGCAGCCCAGCAGCAGGAGAACTACAACCACAACCAGCCCCAGGAGCAGCCTGGGTACCACATCCAGGCAAAGAACGTCTTCCCCGACAACTGGAAGGTGCCCCAGGATGGAGACTTTGAGTTT TTGAAGAGTCTGGACTTTGAGGAACTGCAGATGCGACTGAGTGCCCTGGACCCcatgatggagcgggagattgaggaGCTAAGGCAGCGCTACACAGCCAAAAGGCAGCCCATCCTGGATGCAATGGATGCCAAAAAACGACGGCAACAGAACTTCTGA
- the vps72a gene encoding vacuolar protein sorting 72 homolog a: MSLAVGREPRKTAGNRMSKLLDAEEEDEFYKTTYGGFNDESGDDEYHGEHSDTEDEVDSDFDIDEGDEPDSDQEEDAPRRKSRVVTKAYKEPIKVAKPKPKKPSEELKKTEKAKVELKRRIPPEFQDFAETRKSVRQSTSEHTRKTNLRLQERQDAPRRRRGAHRDRPLTQEELLAEAKITAEINIRSLENYERLEADKKKQVHKKRRFEGPTIRYHSVLMPVVSHSILKEENVDVEGLDQDVPQTALQNPTTPSQQPAGGLCSRTYITFSDDESLEVAFPCSARMTPQLPVQEVCPVTHKAALYRDPVTDIPYANTRAFRIIREAYRKYVAAHGFPNSSAGTSGLDASTTKSSRHKMVVKQGVVAT, translated from the exons ATGAGTCTCGCTGTCGGTCGGGAGCCCCGCAAAACTGCGGGTAATCGCATGTCCAAGCTGCTGGACGCTGAGGAGGAGGACGAATTCTACAAGACCACTTATGGCGGTTTCAACGAT GAATCAGGAGATGATGAGTATCATGGAGAACACTCAGACACAGAGGATGAGGTGGACAGTGACTTTGACATCGATGAGGGTGACGAGCCTGATAGTGACCAGGAGGAAGATGCACCTCGGAGGAAAAGTCGCGTTGTCACTAAAGCTTATAAG GAACCAATAAAAGTAGCCAAACCCAAACCCAAgaaaccatctgaagaactgaagaAAACGGAGAAAGCCAAAGTAGAGCTGAAAAGGAGGATTCCACCAGAATTCCAGGACTTTGCTGAAA CCCGGAAGTCAGTACGGCAGTCCACCAGCGAGCACACGCGGAAAACCAATCTGCGTTTGCAGGAGCGGCAGGATGCCCCTCGACGACGAAGAGGCGCTCACCGCGACAGACCCCTTACCCAGGAAGAGCTGCTGGCTGAGGCCAAGATAACAGCAGAGATCAACATTCGATCTTTAG AAAACTATGAACGGCTAGAGGCTGACAAGAAGAAACAGGTTCATAAGAAACGACGTTTTGAGGGACCGACTATTCGCTACCATTCAGTGCTCATGCCCGTTGTCTCTCACTCTATTTTGAAAGAAGAAAATGTGGACGTTGAAGG GTTGGATCAGGATGTTCCTCAGACTGCACTACAAAACCCCACCACACCATCCCAGCAACCAGCAGGAGGCCTGTGCTCCCGTACCTACATAACGTTCAGTGATGACGAGTCTCTGGAGGTGGCATTTCCATGCAGCGCACGGATGACTCCACAACTGCCCGTTCAGGAGGTCTGCCCTGTCACTCACAAGGCTGCGCTGTACCGAGATCCGGTTACAGACATCCCTTACGCTAACACTCGCGCCTTCCGCATCATCCGAGAGGCCTACCGCAAATACGTGGCAGCACATGGGTTCCCCAACTCCTCAGCAGGGACATCAGGACTCGATGCATCCACAACAAAGAGTTCCCGTCATAAAATGGTTGTTAAGCAGGGAGTAGTTGCCACATAG